The segment TTTTTCTCTTTTGAGTTTACGGCACTCGATTTTATAAACCCCCACAAAAGCCAGTTTGCCTATATCCTCGAGAACTATAACAATGACTGGACCTATGTTGACGGATCAAAAAATTTTGCTGAATACACCAAAGTGAATCCGGGTACATATTACTTCAGGGTAATCGGTTCAAGCAGCGATGGAGTATGGAACAAAGATGGTGTTGTAATCACTGTAATTGTCAGGCCTCAATGGCATCAGACCTGGCTTTTTCGCATTTCACTTTTCCTGATCTTGATGGCAGGAATATGGTACGTTGTTTACAGGCGTTATCGCTTTTTGCAAAAAAAGAACATGACAAACAATAAGATGTTACAAATCGAAAATCAATTGCTCGACATACAACAAAAAGCCTTGCGCCTGCAAATGAACCCGCACTTTATTTTCAATTCACTCAACTCTATCCAAAGTTTCATTTTATCCAAGGACATAGACCAAGCCGTGAACTACCTTAGCAGGTTTTCCCAACTCATGCGAATGATCATGGTCAACTCGACCGAATCAGTAATTCCTCTTTCAGAAGAAATACTCGCTATCAGTCATTACCTCGAAATAGAGAAACTCCGTTTCGACGACAAGTTTGCTTACACAATTAGCATCGCTCCTGAAATTGATGAGGAGTTTACCGGAATACCACCAATGATTATTCAACCCTACATCGAAAATGCTATTATTCATGGATTGTTGCACAAACCCGCTAAAGGGAGGATCGATATAAATTTTGAAAAAGAGGGAAGCAGTATCCATTGTATTATTGCTGATGATGGCATTGGGAGGGCAAAAGCAGAAGAAATTAAGAAACAGACTGGCTTGAATCAGAAGTCGAAAGGGATGATGATCTCTAAAGAAAGGTTAGATATTTTTAATAAAAAGGACCATGACCTTTTTTCGGTTAAAGTTACTGATTTGTTGGATGAAGCTGGAAACCCAGCCGGAACCAAAGTCGAATTATTCATTGCCTATCAGGAGATTTAAAGGTTGTTCATTCCATTAAAAAGTTATTTTTGCAATAAATAATCTGCATTGTTAACTTTTTCCGCTGGGAGGAGAGCAAGAAATTGATCAGAGCCGTTATCATTGATGATGAAAAGCAATCACGCAGTACGCTGACCAGTCTGGTTGAGCGTTATTGCCACAATGTAATGCTGGTAGGCGAAGCTGATGGTGTCCGCTCCGGAATGGAGGTGATAAAGAGTACTCAGCCCGACCTTGTTTTTCTTGATATTCAGATGCAGGATGGGAGTGGTTTTAAGTTGCTCGACTACCTTGATAAAATTGATTTTCAGATAGTTTTTACAACAGCATTTGATCAGTTTGCCATTAGGGCCTTTAAATACAATGCCCTGGATTACCTGCTTAAACCCATTATTCCTCAGGACTTGATTAATGCAGTGAACAGGGCGGAATACATTAAGGAACAACAAAAATATCTTGAAGGACAAAATATTGACGAACTTATCGAAGCGCATAAAAAGGCGACCGATTCACAAAAGATCACCCTCACAACTGCCGATAAAATCCATCTGATAATGGTAAACAATATAATAAGGTGTGAATCGGATAATTACTACACCAGGTTTTTCTTCACGGACGCGAAAACATTGCTTGTTTCAAAGACACTGAAGGAAACCGAAAAGTTGCTTCACGACTTCGA is part of the Bacteroidales bacterium genome and harbors:
- a CDS encoding response regulator transcription factor; protein product: MIRAVIIDDEKQSRSTLTSLVERYCHNVMLVGEADGVRSGMEVIKSTQPDLVFLDIQMQDGSGFKLLDYLDKIDFQIVFTTAFDQFAIRAFKYNALDYLLKPIIPQDLINAVNRAEYIKEQQKYLEGQNIDELIEAHKKATDSQKITLTTADKIHLIMVNNIIRCESDNYYTRFFFTDAKTLLVSKTLKETEKLLHDFDFMRPHKSHLVNLRYIKGFLKHEGGFILMSDGTEVPVARRKKEMVLKILNQL